A window of the Nitrospinota bacterium genome harbors these coding sequences:
- a CDS encoding DUF1566 domain-containing protein, translating into MSDNERFKDNGNGTITDTKMNVMWRKTDSFQDNKKWLNWFKGQDYVEIANLERIAGHEDWRFPTEEEAWSLFDLNKTNTDKYGDDIYLDPVFEPGSAGTTWTLEEKDSSALIIQYEDGQKVWPSKYSNMNMAYRMVRTIP; encoded by the coding sequence ATGTCAGATAACGAACGATTCAAGGACAATGGCAACGGAACCATCACGGACACGAAGATGAATGTGATGTGGAGAAAAACCGATTCCTTTCAGGACAATAAAAAGTGGCTCAACTGGTTCAAAGGCCAGGATTATGTGGAAATCGCCAACCTCGAACGGATTGCAGGCCATGAAGACTGGCGTTTCCCCACGGAAGAAGAAGCCTGGAGCCTGTTTGACCTGAACAAAACAAATACCGATAAATACGGAGATGATATTTACCTGGACCCTGTATTTGAGCCGGGAAGCGCGGGAACCACATGGACCCTGGAGGAAAAAGATTCTTCCGCCCTGATCATCCAGTATGAAGACGGGCAAAAAGTCTGGCCGTCTAAATACTCCAATATGAATATGGCTTACCGCATGGTTCGGACCATTCCCTGA
- a CDS encoding ATP-binding protein: protein MSSVPSTNKPQFSQPSEEQARRKKKRTQRIIATIIFSLLALTAIENYILQQKTTAPIANNIAVLAVFNIILILLFVLIILITRNLVKLYNERKSKIIGSKFQTKLIIAFLILALVPSTLLFATASKLFTYSIGSWFSLQVEQTLQRSMDVARDYYSHLEKGALSRAQKIENFIIKRELFRQKNRDQLEALAIEKVEEYDLNGLIVYDNQKQIVVSVYNQKLLPQASASYQDLLKESVGGEGVSEIRTTNHGTFLVVMVPLKQTVDNKIEIWGYILTLAPIPQNSLGRIEAIRSTFEDYKQQSFLKLPVSASYYITFLLITLLILFSAIWLGFYMARGITIPIQELAEGTRRIAEGDLNFKIGVHASDEIGILVDSFNKMTNQLNEGRLNIQHAHEDLKVTNLELEQRRYYIETILENIGAGVVSVDKKGRVTTFNKAAEKILGAKAEEVFGCSYREAFDPSFHGPIRLMTKQINDKLEASVKEQIDLRVGDSNLTLLVNIQVLKDPDEKYLGLVIVFEDLTQLIKTQKIAAWQEVAQGIAHEIKNPLTPIQLNTQRLQKKYRENKKEFDQVFEESIAIICQEVEGMKDMLTEFQRFSRMPAPNPKPASLHKIIDDVSILYSDYEKRVTINKNFDQDIGLIKVDAEQMRRVFINLFENALDAVDENGEICISTRLNQKEQQVQIEFSDNGSGIAPEDVDKLFRPHFTTKKRGSGLGLAIVNRIIVDHDGAIQVKDNAPKGSRFVIDLPYSMVSIKNTPAKSASKTSTSVS from the coding sequence ATGTCATCCGTTCCTTCAACAAATAAACCCCAGTTTTCACAACCTTCCGAAGAACAAGCCCGCAGGAAAAAAAAACGTACCCAACGAATCATCGCCACGATCATATTTTCCCTGCTCGCCCTGACCGCGATTGAAAACTATATCCTTCAACAAAAGACCACCGCCCCGATAGCCAACAATATCGCAGTTCTTGCGGTATTCAACATCATCCTGATCCTCCTCTTTGTCCTGATCATACTCATTACGAGAAACCTGGTAAAATTATACAACGAGCGTAAAAGTAAAATCATCGGGTCGAAATTCCAAACCAAACTCATTATCGCGTTTCTAATTCTTGCTCTCGTCCCCTCTACCCTGCTTTTCGCGACCGCCAGCAAGCTGTTCACCTATAGCATAGGAAGCTGGTTTAGCCTGCAAGTGGAACAAACATTACAAAGATCCATGGACGTGGCGAGGGATTATTATTCCCATCTGGAAAAAGGAGCCCTGTCCCGTGCTCAAAAAATTGAAAATTTCATTATAAAGAGGGAACTGTTTCGACAAAAAAATCGCGATCAGCTAGAGGCCCTGGCAATAGAAAAAGTAGAGGAATACGATCTCAATGGATTGATCGTTTATGACAATCAAAAGCAGATCGTTGTTTCTGTTTATAATCAAAAGCTTCTTCCTCAGGCCAGCGCCAGCTATCAGGATTTGCTTAAGGAAAGTGTGGGGGGCGAAGGGGTTTCAGAAATTCGAACCACCAACCATGGAACCTTCCTTGTGGTGATGGTGCCCCTCAAGCAAACGGTGGATAATAAAATTGAGATCTGGGGCTATATTCTCACCCTGGCCCCGATCCCGCAAAATTCACTGGGCAGAATAGAAGCCATTCGCAGTACGTTCGAGGATTACAAACAACAAAGCTTTTTAAAATTACCCGTCAGCGCCAGTTACTACATCACCTTCCTCTTGATCACTTTGCTGATTTTGTTTTCCGCGATCTGGCTGGGGTTTTACATGGCGCGGGGCATCACCATCCCCATTCAGGAGTTGGCCGAAGGGACTAGAAGAATCGCCGAAGGCGACCTCAATTTTAAAATCGGCGTCCATGCCAGCGATGAAATAGGAATATTGGTCGACTCTTTCAATAAAATGACCAACCAATTAAACGAAGGCCGCTTGAACATCCAGCACGCTCATGAGGATTTGAAAGTAACGAATCTTGAGCTGGAGCAGAGGCGCTACTACATAGAAACGATTCTGGAAAATATCGGCGCCGGGGTGGTTTCTGTGGATAAAAAAGGTCGTGTCACCACGTTCAACAAGGCGGCTGAGAAAATACTTGGGGCTAAAGCAGAGGAAGTTTTTGGGTGCAGTTATAGAGAAGCCTTCGATCCCTCCTTTCATGGACCGATTCGGCTCATGACAAAACAAATAAATGATAAACTCGAAGCATCTGTGAAAGAACAAATAGACCTCAGGGTCGGTGACAGCAACCTGACCCTGCTCGTCAACATCCAGGTATTAAAAGACCCCGACGAAAAATATCTCGGCCTCGTCATCGTTTTTGAAGATTTGACGCAGTTGATCAAGACTCAGAAAATTGCCGCCTGGCAAGAAGTCGCCCAGGGCATCGCCCACGAAATCAAAAACCCTCTGACCCCGATTCAACTGAATACCCAACGCCTGCAGAAAAAATATCGCGAAAATAAAAAAGAGTTTGACCAAGTGTTCGAGGAAAGCATCGCTATCATCTGCCAGGAAGTTGAAGGGATGAAAGATATGCTGACCGAATTTCAACGCTTTTCTCGCATGCCGGCCCCAAATCCTAAACCTGCCTCGCTTCACAAAATCATCGATGATGTCTCTATTTTATATTCCGACTATGAAAAAAGGGTAACCATTAATAAAAATTTTGATCAGGACATTGGACTCATTAAAGTCGATGCTGAACAAATGCGGCGGGTGTTCATCAATCTTTTTGAAAATGCCCTGGACGCTGTGGATGAAAACGGGGAAATATGCATATCCACAAGGTTGAATCAAAAAGAACAACAAGTCCAAATCGAATTTTCAGACAATGGCAGTGGAATAGCTCCTGAAGACGTGGACAAGCTGTTCCGCCCTCATTTCACCACCAAAAAGCGCGGCTCAGGGCTAGGGCTGGCGATCGTCAATAGGATCATTGTTGACCACGACGGAGCCATTCAGGTCAAGGACAACGCACCCAAGGGCAGCCGGTTCGTGATCGACCTCCCCTATTCCATGGTTTCAATAAAAAATACCCCAGCTAAATCCGCATCCAAAACATCGACTTCGGTGTCCTGA
- a CDS encoding glycosyltransferase, whose amino-acid sequence MFTQLSLLDGFAIVIFWWIVWHRWSHQCRGAMPQLSEEKPNLSLASPRVSIIVPARNEEQSIERCVRSLLAQDYPQLEVIVVDDGSEDATGEILVRLAKGDSRLKIIQGKPLPEGWMGKAHALCQGYHQARGDWLLFTDADTHHDPSLLLRVMGQVISSNASLVTVAGEQEAPGFGVALVNLAVFSYIFMVSDRRGFTEAGSRQSLVNGQYVLITREAYETLGTHEALREYSSTDVSLGYLAKLKGFLTLGINGGEALQTKMYSSISEAFRGWSRSLVNGMWTALGPGRGSVALILLTIGFLFFWVVPWLTWLDGLGKNNSSQQLVGFLQLLAVFCTLWMKSGNFLKGVLDLFLIPLSYLIFMVMVVSGLTGALFRGGTAWKGRIVVTARRLPPWKPEASRPRKS is encoded by the coding sequence TTGTTTACCCAGTTATCCCTTTTGGACGGGTTTGCCATCGTCATCTTCTGGTGGATCGTCTGGCATCGCTGGAGTCACCAGTGCCGGGGTGCGATGCCGCAACTGTCTGAAGAAAAGCCGAACCTGTCTCTTGCCTCCCCGAGGGTATCCATCATTGTCCCGGCCCGCAATGAAGAGCAATCCATCGAGCGTTGCGTTCGATCCCTGCTGGCGCAGGACTATCCACAGCTGGAAGTCATCGTGGTGGATGACGGATCGGAGGATGCCACCGGTGAGATTTTAGTCCGGCTGGCAAAAGGCGACTCCCGATTGAAGATCATTCAGGGAAAACCTCTTCCCGAGGGTTGGATGGGAAAGGCCCACGCCTTGTGTCAGGGATACCACCAAGCGCGAGGAGACTGGTTGCTGTTCACCGATGCGGACACGCATCACGACCCGTCTTTGCTTTTAAGGGTCATGGGGCAGGTGATCTCCAGTAACGCTTCATTGGTAACGGTGGCCGGCGAACAGGAAGCGCCAGGTTTTGGCGTGGCCCTGGTCAACCTTGCGGTTTTTTCTTATATCTTTATGGTGAGTGATAGAAGAGGATTTACCGAAGCCGGGTCCCGGCAAAGCCTGGTCAATGGGCAGTACGTCCTGATAACCCGTGAAGCCTATGAAACCCTGGGGACCCATGAAGCCCTGCGCGAGTATTCAAGCACCGATGTGTCGTTGGGATACCTGGCGAAACTAAAAGGTTTCCTCACTCTGGGGATCAATGGCGGCGAAGCTCTGCAAACAAAAATGTATTCTTCCATATCGGAGGCCTTTAGGGGATGGTCCAGAAGCCTGGTCAATGGCATGTGGACGGCTTTGGGGCCGGGGCGGGGCAGCGTGGCGCTGATTTTGTTGACGATCGGATTTTTGTTTTTCTGGGTGGTTCCCTGGTTGACATGGCTTGATGGCTTGGGAAAAAATAACAGTTCCCAGCAACTCGTGGGGTTCTTGCAGCTCCTGGCAGTTTTTTGTACACTGTGGATGAAAAGCGGTAATTTCCTCAAAGGAGTTTTGGATTTGTTTCTAATCCCTTTATCGTATTTGATTTTTATGGTTATGGTGGTTTCGGGGTTAACAGGGGCTTTGTTCAGGGGGGGAACGGCATGGAAGGGAAGGATCGTCGTTACCGCCAGACGGTTGCCGCCCTGGAAGCCAGAGGCATCACGCCCTCGAAAATCCTGA
- a CDS encoding DUF4390 domain-containing protein — MDFLTILNKKTAKKLNIILTLTLLICSWTLVSIAGAASPSLVNVGVSTQGNYITMDAILTDGIEGKILEAIESGVPMTVTFQIELRKQVSLWNDTLIRSNEVSHTVQFDSLKKAYRFSEVGKNVKRKIITQKKDRYQQLMATLNNIPIAPIYQLDPAEKYYVQVKANLEMDRFWFPFNYLFFFVPFNNFETSWAKTSPLTIDQEFLNSSEAFNEKSKERAKSKALSHVIRSFNK, encoded by the coding sequence GTGGACTTTCTGACTATATTGAATAAAAAAACCGCCAAAAAGCTGAATATCATCCTGACACTAACACTGTTGATTTGCTCGTGGACGCTGGTTTCCATCGCAGGAGCCGCCTCCCCATCACTTGTCAACGTGGGGGTTTCCACGCAGGGAAATTACATCACCATGGATGCCATTCTCACCGATGGAATCGAAGGAAAAATTCTTGAAGCCATCGAAAGCGGTGTTCCCATGACAGTGACCTTTCAAATCGAACTCAGGAAACAAGTCTCTCTTTGGAACGATACACTGATCCGATCCAATGAAGTCAGTCACACGGTCCAATTTGATTCTTTGAAAAAAGCCTACCGGTTTTCTGAGGTTGGAAAAAACGTAAAAAGAAAAATCATTACCCAAAAAAAAGATCGCTACCAACAACTAATGGCGACCCTTAACAATATTCCCATTGCTCCTATCTACCAGTTGGACCCGGCTGAGAAGTATTATGTTCAGGTAAAGGCCAACCTTGAAATGGATCGGTTTTGGTTTCCCTTCAACTACCTTTTTTTCTTCGTTCCTTTCAATAATTTTGAAACATCCTGGGCCAAAACTTCGCCCCTCACCATTGACCAGGAATTCCTCAATTCCAGTGAAGCCTTCAATGAAAAATCCAAAGAGAGAGCGAAATCAAAGGCCTTAAGTCATGTCATCCGTTCCTTCAACAAATAA
- a CDS encoding integration host factor subunit alpha, whose protein sequence is MEIVESKANVVKSDLVEQVYKKVGFTRQEAEEAVDVLFKEIKKELASGESVRIAGFATFNLKHKKARNARNPQTGQPILIRSRRVLTFKPSKNLLTSTESPSDNGNNF, encoded by the coding sequence GTGGAAATTGTTGAATCCAAGGCAAATGTTGTAAAATCTGACTTAGTCGAACAGGTGTACAAAAAAGTGGGTTTTACCCGCCAGGAAGCAGAAGAAGCCGTTGATGTTTTATTTAAAGAAATAAAGAAAGAACTGGCTAGTGGGGAAAGCGTCCGCATTGCAGGATTCGCTACTTTTAATTTGAAACATAAAAAAGCGAGAAATGCACGCAACCCTCAAACCGGCCAGCCCATTCTCATCCGCTCGCGCAGGGTCCTGACCTTCAAGCCCAGCAAGAATTTATTAACATCCACGGAGTCACCCTCAGATAACGGCAACAATTTCTAA
- a CDS encoding MerR family transcriptional regulator — MDSVIPDKLFFKIGEVADIAGVEQHVLRYWEDEFDMLKPDKNRSRQRLYQKKDVELVLEIKRLLYGEKFTIAGAKVKLKKYKKKGSPEYLDEREKLIELKRQMKEDLESILNTLDHQKS; from the coding sequence ATGGATAGTGTGATTCCTGATAAATTATTTTTTAAAATAGGAGAGGTGGCCGATATCGCAGGGGTGGAACAACATGTTTTGCGCTATTGGGAGGATGAGTTTGATATGCTGAAGCCGGATAAAAATCGATCAAGGCAAAGGTTGTATCAGAAAAAGGATGTGGAATTGGTGTTGGAAATCAAACGTCTGTTGTATGGGGAAAAGTTTACCATTGCCGGCGCTAAAGTGAAGCTGAAAAAGTATAAAAAGAAAGGTTCGCCGGAGTACCTTGATGAACGTGAAAAACTCATTGAGCTGAAACGTCAAATGAAAGAAGACCTGGAATCCATTTTAAACACACTGGATCACCAAAAATCCTGA
- a CDS encoding redoxin family protein has protein sequence MAKLPGIDEKLIKLNPDWTVENAASTPLEKEISVNNFKGKRLVVTLPGAGGFCNKELDLIKENMGKFKDAGADEVIVIVGTDILSNAGRGLPNLLQDPDQAFAKANKLNLEGVRSRYLQRSVIAVDANGEQLGREDAELLGCRTIDGLVEVAKKAFA, from the coding sequence ATGGCGAAGTTGCCCGGTATCGATGAAAAACTGATTAAACTGAATCCCGACTGGACGGTTGAAAATGCCGCTTCCACCCCACTAGAAAAAGAAATATCTGTCAATAATTTCAAGGGGAAACGGCTGGTTGTGACTTTGCCTGGAGCCGGTGGATTCTGTAATAAAGAGCTGGATCTTATCAAAGAAAACATGGGCAAATTCAAGGATGCCGGAGCCGACGAAGTGATCGTCATTGTGGGGACGGATATTTTGAGCAATGCCGGACGAGGATTGCCTAACCTCCTGCAGGACCCGGATCAGGCTTTCGCCAAGGCTAATAAACTCAACCTCGAAGGGGTTCGAAGCCGGTATTTACAGCGGTCCGTCATTGCGGTTGACGCCAATGGCGAGCAATTAGGCAGAGAAGATGCTGAATTGCTCGGTTGCCGAACGATCGATGGATTAGTGGAAGTGGCTAAAAAAGCGTTTGCCTAA